The following are from one region of the Natrinema sp. HArc-T2 genome:
- a CDS encoding helix-turn-helix transcriptional regulator, whose translation MADRRGEVIGTLEFVARSPSRVSILETLTEEGVASKDSLAAEVDVVRTTLQRSLQGLADRGLIRERDRQYELTAAGALVTSGLSAALDRVGAATRLEPVLERLPAETFEFDIERLADATVVESTTSNPYAPVDRHAASLADAKHARLLLPAVGTKPIETTGDALESGATVELIVTTSIAETLRTASPIAEQFMAVADSDGFSISVVPEEIEFYLGIVDDTVQIGVHDESGVPTALLESTDDRVRQWATDRFDAFQRRASPFERE comes from the coding sequence ATGGCCGATCGAAGGGGTGAGGTGATCGGGACACTCGAGTTCGTGGCCCGGTCTCCGAGTCGCGTTTCGATCCTCGAAACGCTCACAGAGGAGGGTGTTGCATCGAAAGATTCGCTGGCCGCCGAGGTCGACGTCGTCCGAACGACGCTGCAACGAAGTCTGCAGGGGTTAGCCGACCGGGGGTTGATCCGTGAACGGGATCGACAGTACGAGCTGACAGCTGCCGGCGCGCTCGTCACGAGTGGGCTGTCAGCGGCGCTCGATCGAGTCGGCGCGGCGACGCGTCTCGAGCCGGTTCTCGAGCGGCTTCCGGCTGAGACGTTCGAGTTCGACATCGAACGGCTCGCCGATGCGACCGTAGTCGAATCCACGACAAGCAATCCCTACGCACCGGTCGATCGCCACGCGGCCAGTCTCGCCGACGCGAAACATGCCCGACTGTTGCTGCCGGCGGTTGGAACCAAGCCGATCGAAACGACAGGGGACGCACTCGAGTCGGGCGCGACCGTCGAACTGATCGTCACGACGTCGATCGCAGAGACGCTTCGGACGGCGTCACCGATCGCAGAACAGTTCATGGCCGTCGCTGACAGCGATGGCTTCTCAATCTCAGTCGTCCCGGAGGAGATCGAATTCTATCTCGGGATCGTCGACGACACCGTCCAGATCGGCGTCCACGACGAAAGCGGCGTTCCGACGGCGCTGCTCGAGTCGACCGACGACCGGGTCAGGCAGTGGGCGACCGATCGGTTCGACGCGTTCCAGCGACGAGCGAGCCCGTTCGAACGCGAGTAG
- a CDS encoding DUF5795 family protein, whose translation MSENRVVEGRMVTARKLAEIVEGDSVMEVDSIEEADRECPACGGSVLTVTYMPSVTELVTGRKCQDCDWSETDRN comes from the coding sequence GTGAGTGAAAATCGCGTCGTCGAAGGGCGAATGGTGACGGCTAGAAAACTCGCCGAGATCGTCGAGGGAGACTCCGTGATGGAGGTCGATTCGATCGAAGAGGCCGACCGGGAGTGCCCGGCGTGTGGTGGCTCCGTTCTGACGGTGACCTACATGCCGTCCGTGACCGAACTCGTCACGGGCCGCAAGTGCCAGGACTGCGACTGGAGCGAGACCGACCGGAACTGA
- a CDS encoding response regulator, translated as MSPQSASETASILLVEDNPGDVRLIQEAFGAAGFEATFHTVGDGSAALEFLRAHADTASGPTIDLMLLDLNLPRTDGFEVLEAINDERELAPLPVIVLTSSEATEDIRKSYERCANAYLTKPSDPAAFAELGRAIEEFWIDEATLPSVFS; from the coding sequence GTGTCCCCACAGTCTGCCTCTGAAACAGCGTCCATCCTGCTCGTCGAGGACAACCCTGGTGACGTTCGTCTGATACAGGAAGCGTTCGGAGCGGCAGGATTCGAAGCGACGTTTCACACGGTCGGCGACGGTAGCGCGGCGCTCGAGTTCCTGCGAGCGCACGCAGACACTGCGTCCGGCCCCACGATCGACCTCATGTTACTCGATCTGAACCTCCCCAGAACGGATGGCTTCGAGGTGCTCGAAGCCATCAACGACGAACGGGAACTGGCGCCCCTGCCGGTCATCGTCCTGACGAGTTCGGAAGCGACCGAAGATATCCGCAAAAGCTACGAGCGCTGTGCGAACGCGTATCTCACGAAGCCGAGTGATCCGGCTGCGTTCGCCGAACTCGGGCGAGCCATCGAGGAGTTCTGGATCGACGAGGCGACATTGCCGTCCGTATTCTCGTGA